The nucleotide sequence GTACATCTGACCTGGTGAAATTTAGACACATATCAAAATGTTGGCGAAAAACTGTCTACTTACCTGTTGAGGCTGGATAAACTGCTGCACTGTATCTTCAGGAAAGGAGGTGTGGTGCTGTCTGACATGAATCGATTACGGATGGAACAGGTTGTGAGAGGAGCACTGCAACAAGACATGATTGCTCTTCGTCTCTGCATGACCCACAAGCTGCGAGAACCTCCTTCTTTCAGTGAGCTGCTAAAAGAGgtaagggaggaggaggatatgCTCCAAAGCAGGAACGATGTCAAGAACCCAGTGATGTGACAGTCTGTAACTCCTGTTTCCAAGCCTGCACCTGAACCGAAAGGCGATTCTGAATTAGCAAAGCTGAAAAAAGAGATCAGTGTCATGaaagctgaaatgattagtCTTAAAGCTGCTACAGTTGCATCGCATCCAGACACCCTGAGTCCACAACTAGAAATTCCTGCCAAGACAATCTAGAACAAAAATGCTACCCCACAAAGGTCTGGCTATCAAGAGGATAAACCTGGGATAttttatctatatctatattatTCTATAGATGTGGAGACGATGGACATTTTAAGAGAGAATTTGAAGGTGAAGAAAATCTGCTCAAAGTCAATAAGCGCCTCATTAAACTGACAAAGAAATTGGGAAACTACAGCAGGGTCTAGTAGAGGAACGACCTGGCATCCCGGTGGTTGCAACACGTTCCACCAAGTGCAGAAActcagagagaaaagtgaatgACACCGTATCTGAGGCTTAGTGGGCCCTAGCTCTGTTGTGTCAGTACAGATTGAAGGCATCTACTCTAAAGCCATGCTCAATTCTGGTTCTCAAGTAACTCTGCTGTACAGATCCTTCTATGACAGATATTTGACACACCTGCCATTGACGTCTATCAGCACTTTGCAGATATGGGGTCTTAGTCCTGCTGAGTACCCTTATGAAGGCTATTTGTCACTTAGGCTGGAGTTTTTGGAAGCAGATGTAGGAGTGAGTGAGACCATTGAAGTGCTTGTGTTGGTATGTCCCTACCCAGCTGTGAGAGGTGAAGCTTCCATGCTCATgggcacaaacacacccactgtGAGGCGACTGCGTAGCCATTGTAGTGATAAGGGAGGAGAAAACTTTGTGAGAACAATGCACCTTCACCCAGTTTTCAGAAAAGTTCTCAATGAGATCTCACGCCTGTCACCTGACACTGACGCCAACAAGAGAGGAACTGTGTGGTTCACTCAAACTAAACCTGTAACTTTACAGCCTGGGGGAGTCGCCAGAGTGACTGGTGCACCAAAGTTTCAGGGAGCGCCGAGCACTCAGACCCTCCTCGTGGACTCACCTGATGACCCTGCAAATGAGTCACGGTTTCCAGATTAACACCTAGTGAGACCAGAGTTACAGACATCTACTGGTGTGATGGCTAAGAGAATCACTGTTCTAGTCAGAAACATGTCAGCACGAGAAATTACCTTGCCCAGAGGAATGCCGATAGCTCATCTGTTTCCAGTCGACGTCGTGTCATCTCCgcctgaa is from Paralichthys olivaceus isolate ysfri-2021 chromosome 5, ASM2471397v2, whole genome shotgun sequence and encodes:
- the LOC138407659 gene encoding LOW QUALITY PROTEIN: modulator of apoptosis 1-like (The sequence of the model RefSeq protein was modified relative to this genomic sequence to represent the inferred CDS: inserted 2 bases in 1 codon), yielding MQYPIANNGELLSVVTFIVMSFTVLKKKRGKKMEAVEIEASCKKEQIAYENAVVLSDVDPDVTDAFLLTALCQVKVFGKSVIVDRCLDVASNTQFILIKTSTDLTNQTLPDIVGIPVEAGPWPAHVLTAPADNEEFQAKLMSFLKAEGKTLTDVGSLLQPSPLDMNTALIHAISFLVDKCSTTSADSQSYRKLRIFSGVKPTPNGEEEYDAWAEQTTHLLEEWQCSDNTKKQRIVESLTGPAADIVRFLRVQKPTATSYDYMQALETAFGTTESTSDLVKFXDTYQNVGEKLSTYLLRLDKLLHCIFRKGGVVLSDMNRLRMEQVVRGALQQDMIALRLCMTHKLREPPSFSELLKEVREEEDMLQSRNDVKNPIEGIYSKAMLNSGSQVTLLYRSFYDRYLTHLPLTSISTLQIWGLSPAEYPYEGYLSLRLEFLEADVGVSETIEVLVLVCPYPAVRGEASMLMGTNTPTVRRLRSHCSDKGGENFVRTMHLHPVFRKVLNEISRLSPDTDANKRGTVWFTQTKPVTLQPGGVARVTGAPKFQGAPSTQTLLVDSPDDPANESRFPD